The sequence CGGCCAGTTCGGCCGTCGACTTGTCGATCTTGCCGCGGGAGAAGTCGTCGATCTCCAGCCCCTCGACGATCGACCAGTTGCCGTCCTTGGTCGTCACTGGGAACGACGAGATCAGACCCTCGGGAACGTCGTAGCTGCCGTCGGAGACCACTGCCATCGAGACCCAATTGTCCTTCGGGCTGCCGAGCAGCCAGTCGCGGGCGGCGTCGACGGTGGCCGACGCGGCCGAGGCCGCCGACGAGGCGCCGCGCGCATCGATGATCGCCGCGCCGCGCTTGGCGACGGTCGGGATGAAGTCGTTCTCGATCCAGTCCTGGTCTTTGACGACCTCGGCGGCGTTCTTGCCGCCGACCTCGGCGTGGAACACGTCGGGGTACTGGGTGGCGGAGTGATTGCCCCAGATCGTCATCTTCTTGATGTCGGTGACCTTCGCGCCGGTCTTGCGGGCCAGTTGCGAGATCGCCCGGTTGTGGTCAAGGCGGGTCAGCGCGGAGAACCGCTCCTGCGGAATGTCGGGCGCGTTGGCCATCGCGATCAACGCGTTGGTGTTGGCGGGGTTACCGGTCACCCCGATACGGACGTCATCGGCGGCCACCGAGTTGAGCGCCTTGCCCTGCGCCGTGAAGATCGCGCCGTTGGCCTCGAGGAGATCGCCGCGCTCCATGCCGGGGCCGCGCGGCCGTGCGCCGACCAGCAGGGCGAGGTTCACGCCGTCGAAGATTTTGTTGGCGTCCGCGCCGATCTCGACGCCGGACAGCAGCGGGAACGCGCAGTCGTCGAGCTCCATCACGACACCCTCTAGCGCCTTCAGTGCAGGCTCGATCTCGAGCAGACGCAGCTCGACCGGGCGGTCAGGCCCGAGCAACGAGCCGCTCGCCAAGCGGAACAGCAGGCTGTAGCAGATCTGGCCGGCGGCTCCGGTGACCGCGACCTTGAGGGGAGATGTGCTCACGTCTTCAGGCTCCTTGGGCAGAGAGGTTTTCCGTGGTCGAAACTAGCGCACCGGCGAGTTCCCGAATCGGGCGGTCCGCAACCGTCCGCGCGTAGCATTGTCCGGGGCCGAATCGGGCCTGCGCTGCGACAGGAGGTCACCGGAGATG is a genomic window of Mycobacterium sp. ITM-2016-00318 containing:
- a CDS encoding malate dehydrogenase; the protein is MSTSPLKVAVTGAAGQICYSLLFRLASGSLLGPDRPVELRLLEIEPALKALEGVVMELDDCAFPLLSGVEIGADANKIFDGVNLALLVGARPRGPGMERGDLLEANGAIFTAQGKALNSVAADDVRIGVTGNPANTNALIAMANAPDIPQERFSALTRLDHNRAISQLARKTGAKVTDIKKMTIWGNHSATQYPDVFHAEVGGKNAAEVVKDQDWIENDFIPTVAKRGAAIIDARGASSAASAASATVDAARDWLLGSPKDNWVSMAVVSDGSYDVPEGLISSFPVTTKDGNWSIVEGLEIDDFSRGKIDKSTAELADERNTVKELGLI